CTCTCTTATATACAGGCATATCCGCCCATACCTTTATGCTTTCTTTTGTATTTTTAATAGCTTCATCTACTTCATGCTTTGTCATAGATTGTACTTTTCCAACAAGCGAGTTATCTATTGGTGAGTAAATCTCTATTGGTTTTTTTGAATTAGATTCTACCCATTTCCCATTTATTAAATTTTTATATACATTTTCTTCAGTTCTAAGTTCATTAAACATATTTTTATTCCTCTCTCTGATATAACATTATGTATTTAAATTATAGCCATTTATTTGTTATGTAAACATTTCTTTTTTTCATAAACGTTTACCTTAAAAATTTTTTTGTAATTGGTACTTTTTATTTTAAATAACTACCCTATCATTTCACTCTTGAGTTTCTTGCAGATATAATGACACATATTATAATGCCAACAATAATAGAAGATACTATACAATTAAAAGAACATTATTCTGTTAATTATTGACCCTAAGTTACTTGTATGATACAATTTAAACAGAACACTATTCTGTTAAAAAAAGAACATCTATGGAAAGAAAATGTGTTTTAAAAGATTAATTACTGGGATAACAAAAGAATAATTAAAGCAAAAATAGACTGTTAAAAGTCTTATTCAACAGATTTTGGAGGTGAAAATATGCGTAATTTAATCTATTATTTTACTGGAACAGGAAATAGTATGAGAGCTGCACAGGTAATCGCACAAGAACTTAATAATACAGAGATTATTTCAATGAGAACATCACCATCTGATTATTCAAATTTAGATGTTGAACGAATAGGGTTTGTTTTTCCTGTATATCATTGGACTATGCCAGAAACTGCAATTCAGTTTATAAGAAATTTAGATCTATCCCCCGATACCTATATATTTGCAATTTCTATGCCTGCTTTTATTAATGGAAAAAGCATGGAAACATTAGCATCATTACTCAAGGAAAAAGGGTGTAATTTATCTTATGGCAATAAAGTATATAGTGTCGCAAACTATGTAGCCATGTATCCACCAATACCTAATCCTAAAAAACGTGTTCCTAAAATGGAAGAACAGCTTAGAATTATATCAAAAGAAATATCACGAAAAGAGATAAAAAGCTATCCAAAATCCAATTTTTTAGTAAGTGCACTTTTTCATAAGATAATGGACCGTTATATAGAGAACTGTCCAACTAATGATAAATATTTCACGGTTTGGGATGATTGTATTTCTTGCGGATTATGTGTTAAAGTATGTCCTTGCGAAAACATAATAATGCAAAATGGTAAACCAATATTTCAACATCAATGTAATCAATGTATGGCTTGCATTTCCTTTTGCCCAAAAGAAGCCATTAATTTCCCTTATTTCACCCGAAAACGCAAAAAATATCATAATCCTTATATTAGCTCAAATGATATATCATTAAATCGAAAACATTATAAATAATGAGTGATACTTCTACTATATAAATGACTAATATATCCAAACGCAGAGCCAATAGCCTATAAGGAACATCCCTTATGGCTATTGGCTCTTTTCATATAACTGATTCTACTATGAGATTACTAATAGATTGTAGCAAAAAACTTTACTTATTGATAAAATCATGCTTGACAAATTTATAAATGGACAATATTATATATGTATGACTCAAAAAACTTT
This sequence is a window from Clostridioides difficile. Protein-coding genes within it:
- a CDS encoding EFR1 family ferrodoxin (N-terminal region resembles flavodoxins. C-terminal ferrodoxin region binds two 4Fe-4S clusters.) — encoded protein: MRNLIYYFTGTGNSMRAAQVIAQELNNTEIISMRTSPSDYSNLDVERIGFVFPVYHWTMPETAIQFIRNLDLSPDTYIFAISMPAFINGKSMETLASLLKEKGCNLSYGNKVYSVANYVAMYPPIPNPKKRVPKMEEQLRIISKEISRKEIKSYPKSNFLVSALFHKIMDRYIENCPTNDKYFTVWDDCISCGLCVKVCPCENIIMQNGKPIFQHQCNQCMACISFCPKEAINFPYFTRKRKKYHNPYISSNDISLNRKHYK